One part of the Mya arenaria isolate MELC-2E11 chromosome 3, ASM2691426v1 genome encodes these proteins:
- the LOC128226655 gene encoding uncharacterized protein LOC128226655 isoform X1: protein MPEQIGYESLPPIAEEMTGQARLDVVHIREDATGHLLCWGSGEFGQHGHGYRKEVIFFDGAVEKFCGAPEGCVKHMACGASHTAIVTHSNDLYVWGNGNSGQLGSNDLGTKPEPQYVQLPLGSAPGSGIVGVACGGRHSMVWTDAGQVFTFGNNFNAQLGYDFREKKYKDTQSTFWENNDDQEENNVTQPTLLKSLQHRPVVQVACGSKHSVFRFRDGGIACCGDNSYGQVGCGTRDDALAPRILGGDLAQGVKMVATGAHHSLAITVSGEVYVWGYSRACGSRDEDILAARKCPTHHNNIVGVAGGGMHSMALSANGSVYTWGGGADGQLGHGEKVRFLSRPRRVRDRHVVNRCIQIAAGENFSAAVTEKGLLYMWGKNSHTIMSDKPTSHKVLLPHGVNKNFRGGRISAVVCGSWHALALIGRPVMLERNTNEISDESSDEVVKIEEEDLDEMDVDAVADSNSDEELVGTYRRETSRLEREKTTVSLADFYAPTPDPKTLRSPSPELFFPKEDDDDVDRINSTRSAATMIVRVPSQPLLTYADAGTSPMTLTTASTNSSSVTTSSRVPSPISELPRNKIEKLQRKLSRPEKKFREFDPMKFERDKLRSSKSPVSEVVQLSRSSADSFILPREPTGLSKKHVDFSEMEEIRLKGPKSPEKLSRQSRHRESREASPTRTRHKDSLSPFKDHMRDLNHSRSRHRFLDSQLSHKSDSAILMESPLFRGSRSTAMTELLSRPSPDTPLALVDDRHYKHHVPKHQARKYKTGTLTETNFGLQISKSQTVVAPLHGEIGEQADRLAQLRRYAATHNPQVSSRPSPDRLRPIKNRQVSIPGGRAESPGDERGQLFVGKSGGGTSKDKSGFSSGSLWKERDDMDRLGQRKIAAAGIVKMYLTRNEVVGTMDNPLYTSLSDGRGHSDPLLDSDSLTVQPLMKRVKHTERHIKPIGIELPTIAINHTPNAANMLSTRTLPEKRTFEREALDLTLGNSTSRGISQESAGESRVS, encoded by the exons ATTCTAATGACCTGTATGTTTGGGGCAACGGTAACAGTGGACA ACTAGGCAGTAACGATCTGGGCACGAAGCCGGAGCCTCAGTACGTGCAGTTGCCCCTTGGCTCGGCCCCGGGGTCAGGAATCGTTGGCGTGGCCTGTGGGGGCCGCCACAGCATGGTCTGGACGGATGCCGGCCAAGTCTTTACGTTTGGGAACAACTTTAACGCACAGCTTGGCTACGACTTCCgagaaaagaaatataaagacACGCAG TCAACCTTCTGGGAAAATAATGACGACCAGGAAGAGAATAACGTT ACACAGCCAACTCTACTGAAGAGCCTCCAGCACCGGCCGGTAGTGCAGGTCGCCTGTGGGAGCAAACATTCCGTATTCCGGTTCCGGGATGGAGGCATCGCCTGCTGCGG AGACAACAGTTACGGTCAGGTTGGATGTGGTACGCGGGATGACGCCCTAGCACCAAGGATCCTTGGGGGCGACCTCGCTCAAGGTGTGAAAATGGTGGCTACAGGGGCACACCACTCACTCGCAATCACCG TATCGGGCGAGGTGTATGTGTGGGGGTACAGCCGCGCATGCGGGAGCAGGGACGAGGACATCCTTGCGGCTCGGAAGTGCCCCACCCACCATAACAACATCGTCGGTGTCGCTGGTGGTGGCATGCACTCAATGGCGCTCTCTG CTAACGGAAGTGTATATACATGGGGCGGCGGGGCGGACGGGCAGTTGGGACACGGAGAGAAGGTCCGCTTTCTGTCCAGGCCACGCCGGGTCCGCGATCGCCACGTGGTCAACAGATGCATCCAGATCGCCGCCGGGGAAAACTTCAGCGCCGCTGTCACTG AGAAGGGCCTGTTGTACATGTGGGGAAAGAACAGCCACACAATAATGTCGGACAAGCCAACCAGCCACAAGGTGCTGCTGCCGCATGGCGTCAACAAGAACTTTCGGGGCGGCAGGATATCCGCCGTCGTCTGCGGCTCCTGGCACGCACTTGCCCTCATCGGCAGACCGG tgaTGCTAGAACGGAACACGAACGAAATCTCTGATGAGTCCAGTGACGAGGTGGTCAAGATCGAAGAGGAAGACCTTGAT GAGATGGACGTGGACGCTGTGGCGGACTCGAACTCGGACGAGGAGCTGGTCGGCACATACCGGCGCGAGACCAGCCGCCTTGAGCGCGAGAAGACGACTGTCAGTCTGGCGGATTTCTACGCTCCGACACCAGACCCCAAAACAC TCCGATCTCCGAGTCCAGAGCTTTTCTTCCCGAAGGAAGACGATGATGACGTAGACCGTATCAACAGCACACGCTCGGCCGCAACCATGATTGTGCGCGTGCCAAGCCAGCCACTTCTGACGTATGCAGACGCCGGCACATCACCCATGACTTTAACTACGGCAAGCACAAACAGTAGCAGCGTCACAACATCATCAAGAGTTCCTAGTCCTATTTCAGAACTTCCTCgtaacaaaattgaaaaactcCAAAGGAAACTCAGTCGGCCGGAGAAAAAGTTCAGGGAGTTTGATCCAATGAAGTTTGAGAGGGACAAACTACGGAGTAGCAAGTCGCCTGTGTCCGAGGTTGTGCAGCTTAGTAGGAGCTCTGCAGACTCTTTCATATTACCACGGGAGCCGACTGGGCTCTCAAAGAAGCATGTAGACTTCTCTGAAATGGAAGAAATAAGGTTAAAAGGACCTAAATCACCTGAGAAGCTCTCTCGCCAGAGCAGACACAGGGAGAGTAGAGAAGCCAGTCCCACACGGACACGCCATAAGGACTCGCTGAGCCCGTTCAAAGACCACATGCGGGACCTAAACCATTCCCGCTCTCGGCACCGCTTCCTTGATTCTCAGCTCTCACACAAGAGCGACAGCGCCATCCTCATGGAGTCCCCGCTGTTCCGCGGAAGTCGCAGCACTGCCATGACAGAGTTACTCAGCCGTCCCTCACCGGACACGCCCCTTGCCCTGGTGGATGACCGCCATTACAAACACCACGTGCCCAAACACCAGGCCCGGAAGTACAAGACAGGAACACTCACAGAAACAAACTTCGGG CTTCAGATATCCAAGTCCCAAACAGTCGTAGCCCCATTGCATGGAGAGATCGGAGAACAAGCGGACCGCCTCGCGCAGCTCCGCCGGTACGCTGCCACACACAACCCCCAGGTCTCCTCGCGGCCCTCACCCGATAGATTGCGGCCTATAAAGAACCGCCAGGTGAGCATCCCTGGGGGACGGGCGGAATCACCAGGAGATGAGCGGGGCCAGCTGTTTGTAGGGAAGTCAGGGGGAGGCACCAGCAAGGATAAATCGGGATTTAGCAGCGGGTCACTTTGGAAGGAGAGAGATGACATGGACAGGTTAGGTCAGCGGAAAATTGCTGCTGCGGGGATAGTGAAAATGTACCTCACCAGGAATGAGGTAGTTGGAACAATGGACAATCCTTTGTATACTTCTCTAAGCGATGGTAGAGGGCATAGCGACCCTCTCTTAGATAGCGACTCACTTACTGTTCAACCTCTTATGAAAAGGGTAAAACATACTGAAAGACATATTAAACCCATAGGAATTGAACTGCCAACTATAGCCATTAATCATACTCCGAATGCTGCCAACATGTTATCGACTAGGACTCTTCCGGAAAAGAGAACATTCGAACGTGAGGCGCTAGATCTCACATTGGGCAACAGTACATCACGTGGTATCAGCCAGGAAAGTGCCGGCGAGTCACGCGTCAGTTAG
- the LOC128226655 gene encoding uncharacterized protein LOC128226655 isoform X3: MTGQARLDVVHIREDATGHLLCWGSGEFGQHGHGYRKEVIFFDGAVEKFCGAPEGCVKHMACGASHTAIVTHSNDLYVWGNGNSGQLGSNDLGTKPEPQYVQLPLGSAPGSGIVGVACGGRHSMVWTDAGQVFTFGNNFNAQLGYDFREKKYKDTQSTFWENNDDQEENNVTQPTLLKSLQHRPVVQVACGSKHSVFRFRDGGIACCGDNSYGQVGCGTRDDALAPRILGGDLAQGVKMVATGAHHSLAITVSGEVYVWGYSRACGSRDEDILAARKCPTHHNNIVGVAGGGMHSMALSANGSVYTWGGGADGQLGHGEKVRFLSRPRRVRDRHVVNRCIQIAAGENFSAAVTEKGLLYMWGKNSHTIMSDKPTSHKVLLPHGVNKNFRGGRISAVVCGSWHALALIGRPVMLERNTNEISDESSDEVVKIEEEDLDEMDVDAVADSNSDEELVGTYRRETSRLEREKTTVSLADFYAPTPDPKTLRSPSPELFFPKEDDDDVDRINSTRSAATMIVRVPSQPLLTYADAGTSPMTLTTASTNSSSVTTSSRVPSPISELPRNKIEKLQRKLSRPEKKFREFDPMKFERDKLRSSKSPVSEVVQLSRSSADSFILPREPTGLSKKHVDFSEMEEIRLKGPKSPEKLSRQSRHRESREASPTRTRHKDSLSPFKDHMRDLNHSRSRHRFLDSQLSHKSDSAILMESPLFRGSRSTAMTELLSRPSPDTPLALVDDRHYKHHVPKHQARKYKTGTLTETNFGLQISKSQTVVAPLHGEIGEQADRLAQLRRYAATHNPQVSSRPSPDRLRPIKNRQVSIPGGRAESPGDERGQLFVGKSGGGTSKDKSGFSSGSLWKERDDMDRLGQRKIAAAGIVKMYLTRNEVVGTMDNPLYTSLSDGRGHSDPLLDSDSLTVQPLMKRVKHTERHIKPIGIELPTIAINHTPNAANMLSTRTLPEKRTFEREALDLTLGNSTSRGISQESAGESRVS; encoded by the exons ATTCTAATGACCTGTATGTTTGGGGCAACGGTAACAGTGGACA ACTAGGCAGTAACGATCTGGGCACGAAGCCGGAGCCTCAGTACGTGCAGTTGCCCCTTGGCTCGGCCCCGGGGTCAGGAATCGTTGGCGTGGCCTGTGGGGGCCGCCACAGCATGGTCTGGACGGATGCCGGCCAAGTCTTTACGTTTGGGAACAACTTTAACGCACAGCTTGGCTACGACTTCCgagaaaagaaatataaagacACGCAG TCAACCTTCTGGGAAAATAATGACGACCAGGAAGAGAATAACGTT ACACAGCCAACTCTACTGAAGAGCCTCCAGCACCGGCCGGTAGTGCAGGTCGCCTGTGGGAGCAAACATTCCGTATTCCGGTTCCGGGATGGAGGCATCGCCTGCTGCGG AGACAACAGTTACGGTCAGGTTGGATGTGGTACGCGGGATGACGCCCTAGCACCAAGGATCCTTGGGGGCGACCTCGCTCAAGGTGTGAAAATGGTGGCTACAGGGGCACACCACTCACTCGCAATCACCG TATCGGGCGAGGTGTATGTGTGGGGGTACAGCCGCGCATGCGGGAGCAGGGACGAGGACATCCTTGCGGCTCGGAAGTGCCCCACCCACCATAACAACATCGTCGGTGTCGCTGGTGGTGGCATGCACTCAATGGCGCTCTCTG CTAACGGAAGTGTATATACATGGGGCGGCGGGGCGGACGGGCAGTTGGGACACGGAGAGAAGGTCCGCTTTCTGTCCAGGCCACGCCGGGTCCGCGATCGCCACGTGGTCAACAGATGCATCCAGATCGCCGCCGGGGAAAACTTCAGCGCCGCTGTCACTG AGAAGGGCCTGTTGTACATGTGGGGAAAGAACAGCCACACAATAATGTCGGACAAGCCAACCAGCCACAAGGTGCTGCTGCCGCATGGCGTCAACAAGAACTTTCGGGGCGGCAGGATATCCGCCGTCGTCTGCGGCTCCTGGCACGCACTTGCCCTCATCGGCAGACCGG tgaTGCTAGAACGGAACACGAACGAAATCTCTGATGAGTCCAGTGACGAGGTGGTCAAGATCGAAGAGGAAGACCTTGAT GAGATGGACGTGGACGCTGTGGCGGACTCGAACTCGGACGAGGAGCTGGTCGGCACATACCGGCGCGAGACCAGCCGCCTTGAGCGCGAGAAGACGACTGTCAGTCTGGCGGATTTCTACGCTCCGACACCAGACCCCAAAACAC TCCGATCTCCGAGTCCAGAGCTTTTCTTCCCGAAGGAAGACGATGATGACGTAGACCGTATCAACAGCACACGCTCGGCCGCAACCATGATTGTGCGCGTGCCAAGCCAGCCACTTCTGACGTATGCAGACGCCGGCACATCACCCATGACTTTAACTACGGCAAGCACAAACAGTAGCAGCGTCACAACATCATCAAGAGTTCCTAGTCCTATTTCAGAACTTCCTCgtaacaaaattgaaaaactcCAAAGGAAACTCAGTCGGCCGGAGAAAAAGTTCAGGGAGTTTGATCCAATGAAGTTTGAGAGGGACAAACTACGGAGTAGCAAGTCGCCTGTGTCCGAGGTTGTGCAGCTTAGTAGGAGCTCTGCAGACTCTTTCATATTACCACGGGAGCCGACTGGGCTCTCAAAGAAGCATGTAGACTTCTCTGAAATGGAAGAAATAAGGTTAAAAGGACCTAAATCACCTGAGAAGCTCTCTCGCCAGAGCAGACACAGGGAGAGTAGAGAAGCCAGTCCCACACGGACACGCCATAAGGACTCGCTGAGCCCGTTCAAAGACCACATGCGGGACCTAAACCATTCCCGCTCTCGGCACCGCTTCCTTGATTCTCAGCTCTCACACAAGAGCGACAGCGCCATCCTCATGGAGTCCCCGCTGTTCCGCGGAAGTCGCAGCACTGCCATGACAGAGTTACTCAGCCGTCCCTCACCGGACACGCCCCTTGCCCTGGTGGATGACCGCCATTACAAACACCACGTGCCCAAACACCAGGCCCGGAAGTACAAGACAGGAACACTCACAGAAACAAACTTCGGG CTTCAGATATCCAAGTCCCAAACAGTCGTAGCCCCATTGCATGGAGAGATCGGAGAACAAGCGGACCGCCTCGCGCAGCTCCGCCGGTACGCTGCCACACACAACCCCCAGGTCTCCTCGCGGCCCTCACCCGATAGATTGCGGCCTATAAAGAACCGCCAGGTGAGCATCCCTGGGGGACGGGCGGAATCACCAGGAGATGAGCGGGGCCAGCTGTTTGTAGGGAAGTCAGGGGGAGGCACCAGCAAGGATAAATCGGGATTTAGCAGCGGGTCACTTTGGAAGGAGAGAGATGACATGGACAGGTTAGGTCAGCGGAAAATTGCTGCTGCGGGGATAGTGAAAATGTACCTCACCAGGAATGAGGTAGTTGGAACAATGGACAATCCTTTGTATACTTCTCTAAGCGATGGTAGAGGGCATAGCGACCCTCTCTTAGATAGCGACTCACTTACTGTTCAACCTCTTATGAAAAGGGTAAAACATACTGAAAGACATATTAAACCCATAGGAATTGAACTGCCAACTATAGCCATTAATCATACTCCGAATGCTGCCAACATGTTATCGACTAGGACTCTTCCGGAAAAGAGAACATTCGAACGTGAGGCGCTAGATCTCACATTGGGCAACAGTACATCACGTGGTATCAGCCAGGAAAGTGCCGGCGAGTCACGCGTCAGTTAG
- the LOC128226655 gene encoding uncharacterized protein LOC128226655 isoform X2: MIESAEEMTGQARLDVVHIREDATGHLLCWGSGEFGQHGHGYRKEVIFFDGAVEKFCGAPEGCVKHMACGASHTAIVTHSNDLYVWGNGNSGQLGSNDLGTKPEPQYVQLPLGSAPGSGIVGVACGGRHSMVWTDAGQVFTFGNNFNAQLGYDFREKKYKDTQSTFWENNDDQEENNVTQPTLLKSLQHRPVVQVACGSKHSVFRFRDGGIACCGDNSYGQVGCGTRDDALAPRILGGDLAQGVKMVATGAHHSLAITVSGEVYVWGYSRACGSRDEDILAARKCPTHHNNIVGVAGGGMHSMALSANGSVYTWGGGADGQLGHGEKVRFLSRPRRVRDRHVVNRCIQIAAGENFSAAVTEKGLLYMWGKNSHTIMSDKPTSHKVLLPHGVNKNFRGGRISAVVCGSWHALALIGRPVMLERNTNEISDESSDEVVKIEEEDLDEMDVDAVADSNSDEELVGTYRRETSRLEREKTTVSLADFYAPTPDPKTLRSPSPELFFPKEDDDDVDRINSTRSAATMIVRVPSQPLLTYADAGTSPMTLTTASTNSSSVTTSSRVPSPISELPRNKIEKLQRKLSRPEKKFREFDPMKFERDKLRSSKSPVSEVVQLSRSSADSFILPREPTGLSKKHVDFSEMEEIRLKGPKSPEKLSRQSRHRESREASPTRTRHKDSLSPFKDHMRDLNHSRSRHRFLDSQLSHKSDSAILMESPLFRGSRSTAMTELLSRPSPDTPLALVDDRHYKHHVPKHQARKYKTGTLTETNFGLQISKSQTVVAPLHGEIGEQADRLAQLRRYAATHNPQVSSRPSPDRLRPIKNRQVSIPGGRAESPGDERGQLFVGKSGGGTSKDKSGFSSGSLWKERDDMDRLGQRKIAAAGIVKMYLTRNEVVGTMDNPLYTSLSDGRGHSDPLLDSDSLTVQPLMKRVKHTERHIKPIGIELPTIAINHTPNAANMLSTRTLPEKRTFEREALDLTLGNSTSRGISQESAGESRVS, translated from the exons ATTCTAATGACCTGTATGTTTGGGGCAACGGTAACAGTGGACA ACTAGGCAGTAACGATCTGGGCACGAAGCCGGAGCCTCAGTACGTGCAGTTGCCCCTTGGCTCGGCCCCGGGGTCAGGAATCGTTGGCGTGGCCTGTGGGGGCCGCCACAGCATGGTCTGGACGGATGCCGGCCAAGTCTTTACGTTTGGGAACAACTTTAACGCACAGCTTGGCTACGACTTCCgagaaaagaaatataaagacACGCAG TCAACCTTCTGGGAAAATAATGACGACCAGGAAGAGAATAACGTT ACACAGCCAACTCTACTGAAGAGCCTCCAGCACCGGCCGGTAGTGCAGGTCGCCTGTGGGAGCAAACATTCCGTATTCCGGTTCCGGGATGGAGGCATCGCCTGCTGCGG AGACAACAGTTACGGTCAGGTTGGATGTGGTACGCGGGATGACGCCCTAGCACCAAGGATCCTTGGGGGCGACCTCGCTCAAGGTGTGAAAATGGTGGCTACAGGGGCACACCACTCACTCGCAATCACCG TATCGGGCGAGGTGTATGTGTGGGGGTACAGCCGCGCATGCGGGAGCAGGGACGAGGACATCCTTGCGGCTCGGAAGTGCCCCACCCACCATAACAACATCGTCGGTGTCGCTGGTGGTGGCATGCACTCAATGGCGCTCTCTG CTAACGGAAGTGTATATACATGGGGCGGCGGGGCGGACGGGCAGTTGGGACACGGAGAGAAGGTCCGCTTTCTGTCCAGGCCACGCCGGGTCCGCGATCGCCACGTGGTCAACAGATGCATCCAGATCGCCGCCGGGGAAAACTTCAGCGCCGCTGTCACTG AGAAGGGCCTGTTGTACATGTGGGGAAAGAACAGCCACACAATAATGTCGGACAAGCCAACCAGCCACAAGGTGCTGCTGCCGCATGGCGTCAACAAGAACTTTCGGGGCGGCAGGATATCCGCCGTCGTCTGCGGCTCCTGGCACGCACTTGCCCTCATCGGCAGACCGG tgaTGCTAGAACGGAACACGAACGAAATCTCTGATGAGTCCAGTGACGAGGTGGTCAAGATCGAAGAGGAAGACCTTGAT GAGATGGACGTGGACGCTGTGGCGGACTCGAACTCGGACGAGGAGCTGGTCGGCACATACCGGCGCGAGACCAGCCGCCTTGAGCGCGAGAAGACGACTGTCAGTCTGGCGGATTTCTACGCTCCGACACCAGACCCCAAAACAC TCCGATCTCCGAGTCCAGAGCTTTTCTTCCCGAAGGAAGACGATGATGACGTAGACCGTATCAACAGCACACGCTCGGCCGCAACCATGATTGTGCGCGTGCCAAGCCAGCCACTTCTGACGTATGCAGACGCCGGCACATCACCCATGACTTTAACTACGGCAAGCACAAACAGTAGCAGCGTCACAACATCATCAAGAGTTCCTAGTCCTATTTCAGAACTTCCTCgtaacaaaattgaaaaactcCAAAGGAAACTCAGTCGGCCGGAGAAAAAGTTCAGGGAGTTTGATCCAATGAAGTTTGAGAGGGACAAACTACGGAGTAGCAAGTCGCCTGTGTCCGAGGTTGTGCAGCTTAGTAGGAGCTCTGCAGACTCTTTCATATTACCACGGGAGCCGACTGGGCTCTCAAAGAAGCATGTAGACTTCTCTGAAATGGAAGAAATAAGGTTAAAAGGACCTAAATCACCTGAGAAGCTCTCTCGCCAGAGCAGACACAGGGAGAGTAGAGAAGCCAGTCCCACACGGACACGCCATAAGGACTCGCTGAGCCCGTTCAAAGACCACATGCGGGACCTAAACCATTCCCGCTCTCGGCACCGCTTCCTTGATTCTCAGCTCTCACACAAGAGCGACAGCGCCATCCTCATGGAGTCCCCGCTGTTCCGCGGAAGTCGCAGCACTGCCATGACAGAGTTACTCAGCCGTCCCTCACCGGACACGCCCCTTGCCCTGGTGGATGACCGCCATTACAAACACCACGTGCCCAAACACCAGGCCCGGAAGTACAAGACAGGAACACTCACAGAAACAAACTTCGGG CTTCAGATATCCAAGTCCCAAACAGTCGTAGCCCCATTGCATGGAGAGATCGGAGAACAAGCGGACCGCCTCGCGCAGCTCCGCCGGTACGCTGCCACACACAACCCCCAGGTCTCCTCGCGGCCCTCACCCGATAGATTGCGGCCTATAAAGAACCGCCAGGTGAGCATCCCTGGGGGACGGGCGGAATCACCAGGAGATGAGCGGGGCCAGCTGTTTGTAGGGAAGTCAGGGGGAGGCACCAGCAAGGATAAATCGGGATTTAGCAGCGGGTCACTTTGGAAGGAGAGAGATGACATGGACAGGTTAGGTCAGCGGAAAATTGCTGCTGCGGGGATAGTGAAAATGTACCTCACCAGGAATGAGGTAGTTGGAACAATGGACAATCCTTTGTATACTTCTCTAAGCGATGGTAGAGGGCATAGCGACCCTCTCTTAGATAGCGACTCACTTACTGTTCAACCTCTTATGAAAAGGGTAAAACATACTGAAAGACATATTAAACCCATAGGAATTGAACTGCCAACTATAGCCATTAATCATACTCCGAATGCTGCCAACATGTTATCGACTAGGACTCTTCCGGAAAAGAGAACATTCGAACGTGAGGCGCTAGATCTCACATTGGGCAACAGTACATCACGTGGTATCAGCCAGGAAAGTGCCGGCGAGTCACGCGTCAGTTAG